The Bacteroidota bacterium genomic sequence TAACGTCTAACATATATCGTCTAACGTCTAGATAAATAATCCGTGAATCTGTGGCTTGATTTTAAAAGCCATAAATTCACGGATTTTATTAATATTAGGACTAAGGTCTAAGCAATCTAATTTGCTACTTCACTCATAAACCGAATTCGCACCATTCTAATCTCTTCATCGGTGTATTCTCCATCAAATTCCTCAACGGCTTCTTCAAGAGAATCTGTTTCAGCTTCCATAAAGTATTCGTAGATTTCGTCCTGCTGGTCTTCGTCGAGCAATGAATTCAATTCGTAATTAATGTTGATTTTAGTGCCGGAATTAATAATAGCTTCCATCTGAGCAAGAAGTTCATCAACCGTTAGGTTTTTATTCTTTGCAATGTCGGCCAAAGGTATTTTCTGGTCAGTTTTCTGAATTATATAAACTTTATTCGTCGATTTGTTGACTAATGATTTTATAACCAGATCATCCGGACGTGTAATATCATTTTCTTCTACATAATTTGCAATTGTTTTTGCAAAACTACTTCCGAATTTTCGTGCTTTCCCTTCACCTACACCAAAAATATTCTTCAATTCATCAATTGTTATAGGGTATTGAAGAGCCATATCTTCAAGTGAAGGATCCTGGAATATAGCGAATGGAGGAATACCATTTTGCTTAGCTACTTTTTTTCGCAGATCTTTAAGAACATCGAATAATTTTTTATCGAAACCACCACTTTTAGGCTGGGTAGAAAGAGCTTTTTCTTCCTCATCAATATTGTCGTAATTATGGTCTTCGATAATCATAAATTCCTTAGGAGATTTAATGAATTCTTCTCCTTCAGGTGTTAGTTTAATTACGCCATATGATTCAATGTCCTTTTTAATCAATCCAACAACCATAATTTGTCGAATTGCAGCCATCCAGAATTTATCTTCTTTGTACTTACCTATTCCAAAAAACGGTTTTTGATCTGTTTTATGAGAATTTATCAGAGCATTGGTTTTTCCTACCAGCGAATATACTATCTCTTTCGATTTGAATTTCTGGTTGGTATTCTTAATCATTTCCAGAAGTATTTTTACTTCTGCACCCGCTTTGGTTTTTGGTTTTGGATTTCTTGTGTTATCATCCATCTCGGCTCCATCACCGTTTATCTCGTCAAATTCTTCTCCAAAGTAGTGTAACAGGAATTTACGGCGCGAAATTGAAGTTTCTGCATAAGAAACAACCTCCTGTAACAGAGCATTCCCCACTTCCATTTCTGCAATAGGTTTACCGACCAAAAATTTCTCCAGTTTTTCAATATCTTTATATGCATAAAATGCAACACAAACTCCTTCACCACCATCACGACCGGCTCTACCAGTTTCCTGATAGTAGGACTCTAAACTTTTTGGCATATCGTGGTGTATAACAAAACGTACATCCGGTTTATCAATACCCATACCAAATGCTATAGTAGCAACTATTACATCTACATCTTCCATTAAGAATGCATCCTGATGCTTAACCCTTGTTTTAGCATCTAAACCGGCATGATATGGTAATGCACTAATGTCGTTTACCTGAAGCATCTGAGCTATTTCCTCAACCTTTTTACGGCTCAAACAGTATATAATTCCCGATTTTCCCTGATGACTTTTTACAAATCGTATGATTTCTTTATTTACCTGAACCTTTGGACGTACTTCATAAAACAGATTTGGGCGGTTAAATGAGGCTTTGTAAACTTTGGCCTCATTCATTCCAAGTGTTTTTTGAATATCCTCCTGTACTTTAGGGGTAGCCGTTGCAGTTAGGGCTATAATAGGAACTATTCCAATTTTAGAAATAATAGATCTCAGGTTTCTGTATTCCGGTCTGAAATCATGTCCCCATTCTGATATACAGTGAGCTTCGTCAATAGCGAAGAATGATAGTTTTACCGATTTAAAGAATTCTATATTTTCCTCTTTCGTCAATGATTCAGGAGCTACATAAAGTAATTTAGTAATACCATTTACAATGTCGCTTTTTACCTGTTCTATCTCACCTTTATTCAAAGATGAATTAAGAACATGTGCAATTCCATGATTTGTTGAAATACCCCGAATTGCATCTACCTGATTTTTCATCAAAGCAATCAAAGGACTAACAATTATTGCTGTACCTTCACTTATTAATGCAGGTAATTGATATGTTAAGGATTTTCCACCGCCGGTAGGCATAAGTACAAAAGTATCATTTCCTTCTAATAAGCTTTTTACAACACCTTCCTGTTCTCCCTTAAATGCATCAAAACCAAAGTATTTCTTTAATTCTGCATGAAGATCTATTTCATTTATATTCATATCTACTCGTTTGCTATTTTTTAGATACATTTGCAACACTAAAATAAAGATAAGATATTTATTAAACAATATATTAATTGTCAAAGTATTTTTGATGAAAAGAAATATTAAAACAGTAGTAAAAGAAGTTATTTTAACTGAAAGTGAGGCGATTAGAAAGTTGGCTGACTACGTTGATGATGAATTTGTAGAAGTTGTTGACCTGATTTGTGTTTCGAAAGGTCGGGTAATTATTACAGGAATTGGAAAAAGTGCCAATATCGGAAATAAAATAGTAGCAACTTTAAATTCAACAGGAACGCCGGCTGTTTTTATGCATGCTGCAGATGCCATTCATGGAGATTTAGGAAATATTCAGGATGGAGATGTTGTTGTTTGTATATCAAAAAGCGGGAATACTCCGGAAATAAAAGTTTTAGTGCCTCTTGTTCGCAATATGGGGAATAAGATTGTTGCTATTACAGGTAATCTGGATTCATATCTTGGTAAAAATTCTGACTATAGACTTAATGCGAGTGTAGAAAAAGAAGCATGTCCTA encodes the following:
- a CDS encoding RecQ family ATP-dependent DNA helicase, which encodes MNINEIDLHAELKKYFGFDAFKGEQEGVVKSLLEGNDTFVLMPTGGGKSLTYQLPALISEGTAIIVSPLIALMKNQVDAIRGISTNHGIAHVLNSSLNKGEIEQVKSDIVNGITKLLYVAPESLTKEENIEFFKSVKLSFFAIDEAHCISEWGHDFRPEYRNLRSIISKIGIVPIIALTATATPKVQEDIQKTLGMNEAKVYKASFNRPNLFYEVRPKVQVNKEIIRFVKSHQGKSGIIYCLSRKKVEEIAQMLQVNDISALPYHAGLDAKTRVKHQDAFLMEDVDVIVATIAFGMGIDKPDVRFVIHHDMPKSLESYYQETGRAGRDGGEGVCVAFYAYKDIEKLEKFLVGKPIAEMEVGNALLQEVVSYAETSISRRKFLLHYFGEEFDEINGDGAEMDDNTRNPKPKTKAGAEVKILLEMIKNTNQKFKSKEIVYSLVGKTNALINSHKTDQKPFFGIGKYKEDKFWMAAIRQIMVVGLIKKDIESYGVIKLTPEGEEFIKSPKEFMIIEDHNYDNIDEEEKALSTQPKSGGFDKKLFDVLKDLRKKVAKQNGIPPFAIFQDPSLEDMALQYPITIDELKNIFGVGEGKARKFGSSFAKTIANYVEENDITRPDDLVIKSLVNKSTNKVYIIQKTDQKIPLADIAKNKNLTVDELLAQMEAIINSGTKININYELNSLLDEDQQDEIYEYFMEAETDSLEEAVEEFDGEYTDEEIRMVRIRFMSEVAN